One genomic window of Leptotrichia shahii includes the following:
- the rimM gene encoding ribosome maturation factor RimM (Essential for efficient processing of 16S rRNA), which yields MENLVNIGTIVGTHHLRGSVKINSIFENIELIQNERVLLEKNDKKRLLVVKNVKRLNDKKVILDFEGIDNVDSAKELNGYKVKIRRDLLPEKNEDNFYIKDLFGLEVFFENKKIGEIVDVMETAAHNILIIEDIDTEKEIMVPLIDEFVTKIDFPNGKIEVALIDGMRE from the coding sequence ATGGAAAACTTAGTAAATATAGGAACAATTGTTGGAACACACCATTTACGAGGAAGCGTCAAAATTAACTCAATTTTTGAAAACATTGAACTTATCCAAAATGAGCGTGTTCTCCTTGAAAAAAATGATAAAAAAAGATTGCTTGTTGTAAAAAATGTAAAAAGATTAAACGACAAAAAAGTAATTTTAGATTTTGAAGGAATTGACAATGTTGATAGTGCAAAGGAATTAAATGGCTATAAAGTTAAAATTCGACGTGATTTATTGCCAGAAAAAAATGAGGATAACTTTTATATAAAAGATCTATTTGGACTAGAAGTATTTTTTGAAAATAAGAAAATTGGTGAAATTGTTGATGTAATGGAAACCGCTGCTCATAATATCTTAATTATTGAAGATATTGATACAGAAAAAGAAATTATGGTTCCATTAATTGATGAATTTGTAACAAAAATTGACTTTCCAAATGGAAAAATCGAAGTAGCTCTAATTGATGGAATGCGAGAATAA
- a CDS encoding PTS-dependent dihydroxyacetone kinase phosphotransferase subunit DhaM → MSRNMEAKNKGLAGIVVVSHSNTLAEEVINFVKVFKQEDFALENGGDAKKEVYGTNVENVKQAIIRADKGAGVLVFVDMGSSVFNAVKAIKELEGQVEAKIADAPFLEGVISAVAGNFDGIDLNDLKIIAEDSRKFTKLRKEI, encoded by the coding sequence ATGAGCAGAAATATGGAAGCAAAAAATAAAGGATTAGCAGGAATTGTAGTAGTCAGTCATAGTAATACACTTGCAGAAGAAGTTATTAACTTTGTAAAAGTGTTCAAGCAAGAGGATTTTGCCTTGGAAAATGGGGGTGATGCGAAAAAGGAGGTTTATGGAACAAATGTTGAAAATGTAAAGCAGGCTATAATCCGTGCTGACAAGGGGGCAGGAGTGCTTGTCTTTGTAGATATGGGAAGTTCCGTATTTAATGCAGTTAAGGCAATAAAGGAATTGGAAGGGCAAGTTGAAGCTAAAATTGCAGATGCTCCGTTTTTGGAGGGGGTAATTTCAGCAGTTGCGGGTAATTTTGATGGAATTGACCTGAATGATTTGAAAATAATTGCTGAAGATAGCAGAAAATTTACAAAATTAAGAAAGGAAATTTAA
- a CDS encoding RNA methyltransferase produces MRNNIYVGLVHYPVYNKNNAVVATSVTNFDIHDISRTCRTYDIKKYFIITPVDAQKELTGRIIGYWTEGNGIEFNKNRNEAFENTKLEDSVQSSIKTIEKIEGKKPKIITTSAKIFPNTVGYADLGKEIIEDDTPYLILFGTGWGLTSEIMDLSYKILEPIRGKTQYNHLCVRSAVSIVLDRLLGEN; encoded by the coding sequence ATGAGAAATAATATATATGTAGGACTTGTTCACTATCCTGTATACAATAAAAATAATGCAGTTGTAGCGACTTCAGTTACAAACTTTGATATACATGATATTTCCAGAACCTGCAGAACTTATGATATAAAAAAATATTTCATAATTACTCCAGTTGATGCCCAGAAGGAGCTGACAGGCAGAATAATCGGCTACTGGACTGAAGGAAACGGAATAGAATTTAACAAAAATCGAAATGAAGCCTTTGAAAATACAAAGCTTGAAGATTCTGTCCAAAGTTCTATAAAAACTATTGAGAAAATTGAAGGAAAAAAGCCAAAAATTATTACAACTTCAGCAAAAATTTTTCCAAATACTGTAGGATATGCTGATTTAGGCAAGGAAATCATTGAAGATGATACTCCATACTTAATTTTATTTGGAACTGGATGGGGACTTACAAGCGAAATTATGGATTTGTCCTACAAAATTTTAGAGCCAATCCGTGGAAAAACCCAATATAATCATTTATGTGTCAGAAGTGCCGTTTCAATAGTTTTAGATAGACTGCTGGGTGAAAATTAA
- a CDS encoding O-antigen ligase family protein, which translates to MEIEKRQKYLEKLYLLLGASIFVHYALVILFSILILINIFTTGEYKKIFKDKSLITVGIVLGFSLITSAFYKNILGLMAIPIFLCIIVGRYYTLIVDVEFKKNNLEWMAKFSGISLFIGIGEFLFTHNRVGYFAYFNPNYLGSIMMMSAIINLYFTFEKRSKINFAIFIMNILTILITGSRSSLIAVILGVFVLFFYFLKRRYFAGLILMLVSYIFGVISGVFPFLRESTLIEYFWLRIEIIDMAIRIFKKTNLLYGHGNFFYYKFTNYVYPHSHNALVELLLSYGLIGTIALLTVFLRYLYDILRNDRNNVLKIALIAGIVVHNFTDFAIFWVQTVLLFIMALAYKEKNEKICGYRQIRNK; encoded by the coding sequence TTGGAAATTGAGAAAAGACAGAAATATCTGGAAAAATTATATTTACTTTTAGGTGCATCAATTTTTGTGCATTATGCTTTGGTTATTTTATTTAGTATTTTAATATTAATAAATATTTTTACAACTGGAGAATATAAAAAGATATTTAAAGATAAATCACTTATTACTGTGGGAATCGTTCTTGGATTTTCCCTTATAACATCTGCCTTTTACAAAAATATTTTGGGATTAATGGCAATTCCAATATTTTTGTGCATTATAGTTGGACGTTATTATACATTGATTGTAGATGTAGAATTTAAAAAAAATAATTTGGAATGGATGGCAAAATTTTCTGGAATATCGCTTTTTATCGGAATTGGAGAATTTCTGTTCACGCATAACAGAGTAGGATATTTTGCATATTTTAATCCAAATTATCTTGGAAGCATTATGATGATGTCGGCAATTATAAACTTATATTTTACTTTTGAAAAAAGGTCAAAAATCAATTTTGCCATATTTATTATGAATATTTTAACAATCCTGATAACAGGCTCAAGGTCATCGCTAATTGCAGTGATTCTTGGAGTATTTGTACTTTTTTTCTATTTTTTGAAAAGGCGATATTTTGCAGGATTAATCTTAATGCTTGTGTCATATATTTTTGGAGTAATTTCAGGAGTTTTTCCATTTTTGCGGGAAAGTACGCTAATAGAATATTTTTGGTTAAGAATAGAAATCATTGATATGGCAATTAGAATCTTCAAAAAAACAAACCTTTTATACGGACACGGGAACTTTTTTTACTATAAATTTACGAATTACGTGTATCCACATTCGCATAATGCATTGGTAGAATTGCTTTTGAGCTACGGATTAATTGGAACAATAGCTTTACTTACTGTATTTTTACGATATTTATACGATATTTTGAGAAACGATAGAAATAATGTTTTGAAAATTGCTTTAATTGCTGGAATTGTAGTTCATAATTTTACTGATTTTGCGATTTTTTGGGTACAGACTGTACTTTTATTCATTATGGCTCTGGCTTATAAGGAAAAAAATGAGAAAATATGTGGTTATAGACAAATACGAAATAAATAA
- a CDS encoding peptidase U32 family protein, with protein MNILAPAGNYEKLVAAVKAGANEVFFGLKGFGARRNNENLAMQEVFDGIDYAHSRGVKTLMTLNTILKDSEINSMYNNVKRVYEHGIDAVIVQDLGFVKFLKENFPNLKIHGSTQMTVANHVEANKLKELGLTRVCLARELSFEEIKSIREKTDIELEIFVSGSLCISYSGNCYISSFIGGRSGNRGLCAYSCRKKFTDENGKSAYFLSPNDQLLQEKEINMLKSIGIDAIKVEGRKKSSEYVYETVSYYDNILKGTPRPTESYKLFNRGYSKGYFYLDDKLMNFKYSSNFGYFLGARIGESNNFKIDDELILGDGVQFVDKNFEQIGGEYVNKIRIIEAGENGKKENNEFRKKDFEKKKKKTEEKTSKAYKYDIISIGKLPKGTKYIYKNYSKEINDRIIHNIKISKRYATIDAKLFAKKGQEIKLTLEIENLKNEIISVTKKGNIIEQEAKKLITKEQIAEKIGELGDTTFELGKIQIDYDGTSFIPFSELKNLKRECVLELLEKLLESYKRTAIERKKYDFELNKNSKNKENGNTENTKKPIISALVTNDEQEKACREMGITKIYRKQFDVAKEKNLSKTDKIKIGTNLVSNLYQTIMGEKFGAKKQALDWNLNIFNNHTIEMFSNFKNLETIFLSPELSYRQLKNIKSDKLKKGLVIYGYLKGMYIEHKIFNENYKELEGEFYDKYKIVKNELDNIELYLDKPMNLIPKLDEIYELDLDELRLDFTFEDDDEVRKIIKSINTKSGKYTPYAFEQGVL; from the coding sequence ATGAATATTCTGGCACCAGCAGGAAATTATGAAAAACTGGTTGCGGCGGTGAAGGCTGGGGCTAACGAGGTATTTTTTGGTCTGAAGGGATTTGGGGCTAGAAGGAATAATGAAAATCTGGCTATGCAGGAGGTATTTGACGGGATTGACTATGCTCATTCACGTGGGGTTAAAACGCTTATGACTTTGAATACGATTTTAAAGGACAGCGAAATTAACAGTATGTACAATAATGTCAAAAGAGTTTATGAACATGGAATTGATGCTGTGATTGTACAGGATCTGGGATTTGTGAAGTTTTTAAAGGAAAATTTTCCAAACTTAAAAATTCACGGAAGTACGCAAATGACTGTGGCAAATCATGTAGAAGCCAATAAATTAAAGGAACTGGGTCTAACTCGTGTCTGTCTTGCGAGAGAACTTTCCTTTGAAGAAATAAAAAGTATCCGTGAAAAAACGGATATAGAGCTGGAAATCTTTGTTTCAGGTTCACTTTGCATTTCCTACTCTGGAAATTGCTATATAAGCAGCTTTATTGGGGGGAGAAGTGGAAATCGTGGACTCTGTGCATATTCTTGCCGTAAAAAGTTTACGGATGAAAATGGCAAAAGTGCATATTTTCTAAGCCCAAACGACCAGCTTTTGCAGGAAAAGGAAATCAATATGTTAAAAAGTATTGGAATTGATGCAATAAAAGTCGAAGGACGGAAAAAATCGAGCGAATATGTCTACGAAACCGTAAGTTATTACGATAATATTTTAAAAGGTACTCCACGACCGACAGAAAGCTACAAGCTCTTTAACCGTGGGTATTCAAAGGGATATTTTTATTTAGATGATAAACTTATGAACTTTAAATATTCTTCAAATTTCGGATATTTTCTAGGTGCGAGAATTGGCGAATCAAATAACTTTAAAATTGATGACGAATTAATTTTAGGAGATGGAGTTCAATTTGTAGATAAAAATTTTGAACAGATTGGCGGAGAATATGTAAATAAAATTCGGATTATTGAAGCTGGAGAAAATGGAAAGAAAGAAAATAATGAATTTAGAAAAAAAGATTTTGAAAAGAAAAAGAAAAAAACTGAAGAAAAAACTTCAAAAGCTTATAAATATGATATTATTTCCATTGGTAAATTACCAAAAGGGACAAAGTACATTTATAAAAATTATTCTAAAGAAATTAATGATAGAATTATTCATAATATAAAGATTTCCAAAAGATATGCAACTATTGATGCAAAATTGTTTGCAAAAAAAGGTCAGGAAATTAAACTTACACTGGAAATTGAAAATTTAAAAAATGAGATAATTTCTGTTACGAAAAAAGGGAATATTATTGAACAAGAGGCAAAAAAATTGATTACAAAAGAGCAAATTGCTGAAAAAATTGGGGAACTTGGAGATACAACTTTTGAGCTTGGAAAAATTCAGATTGATTACGACGGGACTTCATTTATTCCGTTTAGTGAACTGAAAAATTTAAAAAGAGAATGTGTTCTGGAACTTTTGGAAAAATTACTGGAATCCTATAAAAGAACAGCTATTGAGCGAAAAAAATATGATTTTGAATTAAATAAAAATTCTAAAAATAAGGAAAATGGAAATACAGAAAACACGAAAAAGCCTATTATTTCAGCACTTGTTACAAATGATGAGCAAGAAAAAGCCTGTCGTGAAATGGGAATAACAAAAATTTATCGAAAACAATTTGATGTTGCCAAAGAAAAGAACTTGTCCAAAACAGATAAAATAAAAATTGGAACAAACTTAGTTTCTAACCTTTATCAGACAATTATGGGAGAAAAATTTGGAGCAAAAAAACAAGCATTAGATTGGAACTTAAACATTTTCAATAATCATACAATTGAAATGTTTTCTAACTTTAAAAATTTAGAAACTATATTTTTATCGCCAGAATTAAGCTATCGACAGTTAAAAAATATAAAATCCGATAAATTAAAAAAAGGTCTTGTAATTTATGGCTATTTAAAAGGAATGTATATTGAGCATAAAATTTTTAATGAGAATTACAAAGAGTTAGAAGGGGAATTTTACGATAAGTATAAAATTGTAAAAAACGAGTTGGATAATATCGAACTTTATTTGGATAAGCCAATGAACTTAATACCCAAATTAGATGAGATTTATGAACTGGATCTGGATGAATTAAGGCTGGATTTTACGTTTGAAGATGATGATGAAGTAAGAAAAATTATAAAAAGTATTAATACAAAAAGTGGAAAATATACTCCTTACGCTTTTGAACAGGGAGTTTTATAA
- a CDS encoding BMP family lipoprotein — MKRILTIFSVIFALMLIVACGNKPATGEQVKDGKTFTDSTNSKKSVAVVYSTGGKGDKSFNDATFRGLQKAQKELGISFKEYEPKDPATEAKNALTQFAETGEFDLIIAVGYTMKDSLVAVAKAFPDQKFAIIDETVTGLPNVASILFKEHEGSFLVGALAGMMDKTGTIGFVGANESELINRFYAGYAQGARYVKPSIKVLPVYIGGSNSFNDQASAKAKTETLIQQGADVIYHAAGASGLGVFQAVKEKNVYGIGVDSNQDSLYPGTILTSMMKYVDNAVFDVIKTTAEGKFEAKVQTFGIKENGVGTTDFGFTKDKIGEENIKRLEQIKQDIKDGKIVVKSSI; from the coding sequence ATGAAAAGAATTTTAACAATTTTTAGTGTAATTTTTGCACTAATGTTAATTGTAGCTTGTGGAAATAAGCCAGCTACTGGAGAGCAGGTAAAAGATGGAAAAACTTTTACTGACTCAACAAATTCTAAAAAATCTGTTGCAGTAGTTTACTCTACAGGTGGAAAAGGTGACAAATCGTTTAATGATGCAACTTTTAGAGGATTACAAAAAGCTCAGAAGGAACTTGGGATTTCTTTTAAAGAATATGAGCCAAAGGACCCAGCGACAGAAGCAAAAAATGCTTTGACACAATTTGCAGAAACTGGTGAATTTGACTTAATTATCGCAGTTGGTTATACAATGAAAGATTCGCTAGTTGCAGTAGCCAAAGCCTTCCCAGATCAAAAATTTGCAATAATTGATGAAACTGTAACTGGACTTCCAAATGTTGCTTCTATCTTGTTTAAAGAGCATGAAGGGTCATTCCTTGTAGGTGCATTAGCTGGAATGATGGATAAAACAGGAACTATTGGATTTGTTGGAGCAAATGAATCTGAACTAATTAACAGATTTTATGCTGGATATGCACAAGGAGCAAGATATGTAAAACCTAGCATTAAAGTTTTACCTGTTTACATCGGAGGAAGCAATTCTTTCAACGATCAAGCATCAGCTAAAGCAAAAACAGAAACTTTAATTCAGCAAGGTGCAGATGTAATTTATCACGCAGCTGGAGCAAGTGGACTTGGAGTATTCCAAGCAGTTAAAGAAAAAAATGTTTATGGGATTGGTGTGGATTCTAATCAAGATTCCCTATATCCTGGAACAATCTTAACTTCTATGATGAAATATGTTGACAATGCGGTATTTGATGTTATAAAGACTACTGCTGAAGGAAAATTTGAAGCAAAAGTACAAACTTTTGGAATCAAGGAGAATGGAGTAGGAACTACAGACTTTGGATTTACAAAAGATAAAATTGGTGAAGAAAACATCAAACGTCTTGAACAAATCAAACAGGATATTAAAGACGGAAAAATTGTAGTAAAATCTTCAATATAG
- a CDS encoding thymidine phosphorylase codes for MRAVDIIQKKRDNNELSETEIEFLLNGYLSGNIPDYQMAAFLMAVYFNNMTKNELLKFTMLMRDSGDTIKFDEINRFLVDKHSTGGVGDKVTVILSPILSALGMGNVKLSGKGLGHTGGTIDKFESIQGFKFSTTKEELVKIANKTGIGLMGYSNKIVPLDKKLYSLRDVTATVPSIPLIASSIMSKKLAIYSDIIILDVKVGDGAFMKNLDQAKKLAERMMEIGKGAGRKIKVVLSNMDEPLGHAIGNGNEIIEAIEFLKGNCADDVKEVVYTIAGLALKEKGEISELCEAYEKIDKVIKNGSALQILAEFIGESGGNKELVNNYDLLPKAKYKMEIFSENAGYIKRIKTEKIGKAAMIIGAGRAKKGDEIDHSAGINIFKKVGEKISKNEKIAEIYYNDDKNINESKDMVLDAFELTKEKIEKPRAVLEIIE; via the coding sequence ATGAGAGCTGTGGATATAATTCAAAAAAAACGTGATAATAACGAACTTTCAGAAACGGAAATTGAATTTTTATTAAATGGGTATTTATCAGGAAATATACCTGACTATCAGATGGCGGCATTTCTTATGGCTGTTTATTTTAACAATATGACAAAAAACGAATTATTAAAATTTACAATGTTAATGCGAGATTCTGGAGATACTATAAAATTTGATGAAATAAATAGATTTCTCGTTGATAAGCACAGCACTGGCGGAGTTGGTGACAAAGTTACAGTTATCCTTTCTCCCATTTTATCAGCACTTGGAATGGGAAATGTAAAACTTTCTGGAAAAGGTCTTGGACATACTGGCGGAACAATTGATAAATTTGAATCAATTCAAGGCTTCAAATTTTCAACAACAAAAGAAGAGCTCGTGAAAATTGCCAATAAAACTGGAATCGGTCTTATGGGCTACAGTAATAAAATTGTCCCGCTTGACAAAAAATTATACTCTTTACGTGATGTTACAGCAACTGTTCCAAGTATTCCTCTAATTGCAAGCAGCATTATGAGTAAAAAATTGGCAATTTACTCAGATATCATAATTCTTGATGTAAAAGTTGGGGATGGAGCTTTTATGAAAAATTTGGATCAAGCTAAAAAATTAGCAGAACGAATGATGGAAATCGGAAAGGGAGCAGGCAGAAAGATTAAAGTTGTGCTTAGCAATATGGATGAGCCATTAGGTCATGCAATTGGAAATGGGAATGAAATTATTGAGGCAATAGAATTTCTAAAAGGAAATTGTGCTGATGATGTGAAAGAAGTTGTCTATACAATCGCAGGTCTTGCATTAAAGGAAAAAGGGGAAATATCAGAACTTTGCGAGGCTTATGAAAAAATTGACAAAGTTATAAAAAATGGAAGTGCATTACAAATATTAGCTGAATTTATTGGAGAAAGCGGTGGAAATAAGGAACTTGTAAATAATTACGATTTGCTTCCAAAAGCTAAATATAAAATGGAAATTTTTTCTGAAAATGCAGGATATATAAAAAGAATAAAAACAGAAAAAATTGGGAAGGCTGCAATGATTATTGGGGCTGGACGTGCTAAAAAAGGAGATGAAATTGATCATTCGGCGGGAATAAATATTTTTAAGAAAGTAGGAGAAAAAATTTCAAAAAATGAAAAAATTGCTGAGATTTATTATAATGACGACAAAAATATAAATGAATCCAAAGATATGGTTTTAGATGCTTTTGAGTTAACTAAAGAAAAAATTGAAAAGCCTAGAGCTGTTTTAGAAATTATCGAATAA
- the secA gene encoding preprotein translocase subunit SecA, protein MLKKIGEKIFGTSDDREIKKMQKLVNKINEIEPIFEKLTDEQLQHKTVEFKERLAKESLDDILVEAFATVRETAKRLLGMRHYDVQLIGGMILHKGSIAEMKTGEGKTLMSTLSIYLNALTGKGVHVVTVNDYLAKRDRDIMAGLFEFLGLTSGVVVGNITPEQRKNAYNCDITYGTNNEFGFDYLRDNMVGELDEKVQRGHNYVIVDEIDSILIDEARTPLIISGAAEETTEWYNTFAEVAKRLKRSYKTEEIKDKKNTVIPDEDWEDYEVDEKSHTVTITDKGIKSVERILKIDNLYSPEYVELTHFLTQALKAKELFKLDRDYIINDDNEVIIVDEFTGRLMEGRRYSDGLHQAIEAKEKLEVAGENQTLATITLQNYFRMYEKLSGMTGTAKTEEDEFKQIYKLKVIVVPTNKPVARVDLPDVIYMNKNAKYKAIARKIEELYEKGQPVLVGTASIQHSEEVSALLKKAKIPHEILNAKHHEREAEIIAQAGRFKTVTIATNMAGRGTDIKLGGDAESFATKVAVKGTPEYEDVYKTYAKECEEDKKRVIEAGGLFILGTERHESRRIDNQLRGRAGRQGDPGTSEFYLSLDDDLMRLFGGDKLKAMMKMLKIDEDEEIRHKQISKSVENAQKRIESRNFSSRKSLIEYDDVNNAQREVVYEQRDAILKNENLKELITGMISDTVDDIVNSAYVGEGNGEKDFNLLSDKLQEIFEYEISENLQNAGAEEISDKVYDDLIKVYDEKEEAIGSEVFRRIERYIMLEVLDSKWRQHLKDLTELREGIRLRSYGQRNPIHDYKIVAYDIYNEMIDAIKRETSSFILKLRVRSEEDTNNLTHEEVSNVKYEHNENEMIGDDVSNDATNESRRPLSRRERRERERRNV, encoded by the coding sequence ATGTTAAAAAAAATAGGAGAAAAAATATTTGGTACATCAGATGACAGAGAAATAAAAAAAATGCAGAAATTAGTAAACAAAATTAACGAAATTGAACCGATTTTTGAAAAATTGACAGATGAGCAGCTGCAGCATAAAACAGTAGAATTTAAAGAAAGATTAGCAAAGGAGTCGCTTGATGACATATTAGTGGAAGCATTTGCGACAGTGAGAGAAACTGCTAAAAGACTATTAGGAATGCGTCATTATGATGTTCAGCTTATTGGTGGAATGATTTTGCATAAGGGAAGCATTGCCGAAATGAAGACAGGGGAAGGGAAAACTCTGATGTCGACACTTTCAATCTATTTGAATGCGTTGACAGGGAAAGGTGTGCACGTTGTAACGGTTAATGATTATCTTGCAAAGCGGGATAGAGATATTATGGCGGGACTTTTTGAATTTTTAGGACTAACTTCGGGAGTTGTTGTTGGGAATATTACTCCAGAACAAAGAAAAAATGCGTATAACTGTGATATTACTTATGGAACTAACAATGAATTTGGATTTGACTATTTGAGAGATAATATGGTTGGAGAACTTGATGAGAAGGTTCAACGTGGGCATAATTATGTTATTGTCGATGAAATAGATTCGATTTTAATTGATGAAGCGAGAACGCCGCTTATTATTTCAGGAGCTGCTGAAGAAACTACAGAATGGTATAATACTTTTGCAGAAGTTGCTAAAAGACTTAAAAGAAGTTACAAAACTGAAGAAATCAAAGATAAGAAAAATACAGTTATCCCTGATGAAGACTGGGAAGATTATGAAGTTGATGAAAAGTCGCATACGGTTACGATTACTGATAAGGGAATTAAAAGTGTTGAAAGAATACTGAAAATTGATAATTTATACTCGCCAGAATATGTTGAACTGACACATTTTTTGACACAGGCATTAAAGGCAAAGGAATTGTTCAAGTTAGATAGGGATTATATTATTAATGATGATAATGAAGTTATTATAGTTGATGAATTTACTGGGCGTCTTATGGAAGGAAGACGTTATTCAGATGGGCTGCATCAGGCTATAGAAGCTAAGGAAAAACTGGAAGTTGCAGGGGAAAATCAAACACTTGCGACAATTACGCTGCAAAATTATTTTAGAATGTATGAAAAACTTTCTGGAATGACGGGGACTGCAAAAACAGAGGAAGATGAATTTAAACAAATTTATAAATTAAAAGTTATTGTAGTGCCTACAAATAAACCTGTAGCGAGAGTCGACCTGCCAGATGTAATTTATATGAATAAAAATGCTAAATATAAAGCGATTGCAAGAAAAATAGAGGAGCTTTATGAAAAAGGACAGCCAGTTCTTGTTGGTACAGCTTCAATACAACATTCTGAAGAAGTATCAGCACTTCTTAAAAAGGCAAAAATTCCGCATGAAATATTAAATGCAAAGCATCACGAAAGAGAAGCAGAAATCATAGCGCAGGCTGGACGTTTTAAAACAGTAACAATTGCAACAAATATGGCAGGACGTGGAACAGATATAAAACTTGGTGGAGATGCAGAATCTTTTGCTACAAAAGTTGCAGTTAAAGGGACACCAGAATATGAAGATGTTTATAAAACTTATGCGAAGGAATGTGAAGAGGATAAAAAACGGGTTATTGAAGCTGGAGGACTGTTCATTTTAGGAACTGAAAGGCACGAAAGCAGACGTATTGACAATCAGTTAAGAGGACGGGCTGGACGTCAAGGAGATCCAGGAACTTCTGAATTTTATTTGTCGCTAGATGATGACTTGATGAGATTGTTTGGTGGAGATAAGCTAAAAGCAATGATGAAAATGTTAAAAATTGATGAAGATGAGGAAATTCGTCATAAACAAATCAGTAAATCTGTAGAAAATGCACAAAAACGTATTGAAAGCAGAAACTTTTCATCGAGAAAAAGTCTTATTGAATATGATGATGTAAATAATGCCCAAAGGGAAGTTGTTTATGAACAAAGAGATGCTATCTTGAAAAATGAGAATCTTAAAGAGTTGATAACAGGAATGATTTCAGATACAGTTGATGATATTGTAAATTCAGCTTATGTTGGTGAAGGTAATGGAGAAAAAGACTTTAATCTGTTGTCAGATAAACTTCAAGAAATATTTGAATATGAAATTTCAGAAAATTTACAGAATGCAGGTGCGGAAGAAATTTCTGACAAAGTTTATGATGACTTAATAAAAGTTTATGATGAAAAGGAAGAAGCTATTGGAAGTGAAGTATTTAGAAGAATTGAAAGATATATTATGCTTGAAGTACTAGATTCTAAATGGCGACAACATTTGAAGGATTTGACAGAATTGCGTGAAGGAATAAGATTACGTTCTTATGGACAAAGAAACCCAATTCACGATTATAAAATCGTAGCTTATGATATTTATAATGAAATGATAGATGCAATAAAACGTGAAACAAGTTCATTTATCCTTAAATTAAGAGTTCGTAGTGAAGAAGATACAAACAATTTAACGCATGAAGAAGTTTCAAATGTAAAATATGAACATAATGAAAATGAAATGATTGGCGACGATGTTTCAAATGATGCGACAAATGAATCACGACGTCCACTTTCACGAAGAGAAAGAAGAGAACGTGAAAGAAGAAATGTGTAA